One stretch of Echeneis naucrates chromosome 11, fEcheNa1.1, whole genome shotgun sequence DNA includes these proteins:
- the LOC115051093 gene encoding tRNA selenocysteine 1-associated protein 1 isoform X2 produces MSTLWMGNLESYMDEKFITRAFSTMGEQVVNVRIIRNKMTGVPSNRGALGYCFVEMTDEATAERCLRKINGKALPGATPPTRFKLNRATFGKQEGGQMYSLFVGDLTPEVDDGMLYEFFYNRYPSCRGGKVVLDSMGNSKGCGFVQFPDERLQKRALEECQGAMGLGSKPLRLSLAANKNRQQQQQQQQQQQHSTDRSWQQSSGYRHNYDQYNQYQQQAYSGYYPSWGYEQTGAGYGYNYQQYDYTQYPPPQESEETEDDGLEDPCPELDVVEANRKFMEVSEELYDALIECHWHSAEFSAEQEYLTSCLPEPIYC; encoded by the exons ATGAGCACCTTGTGGATGGGAAAC CTGGAGTCCTACATGGACGAAAAGTTCATCACCAGAGCATTTTCCACCATGGGTGAGCAGGTGGTCAACGTGAGGATCATACGCAACAAAATGACAGG TGTGCCATCAAACAGGGGTGCTCTGGGCTACTGCTTCGTGGAGATGACGGATGAGGCCACTGCTGAGAGGTGTCTCCGTAAAATCAATGGAAAAGCTTTACCAGGAGCCACCCCA CCCACGAGATTTAAGTTAAACCGAGCCACCTTTGGGAAACAGGAGGGTGG TCAGATGTATTCTCTGTTTGTGGGAGATCTAACTCCAGAAGTAGATGATGGTATGCTTTATGAGTTTTTTTACAACCGCTACCCTTCATGTCGGGGTGGAAAAGTGGTGCTGGACAGCATGGGCAACTCTAA GGGCTGTGGTTTTGTTCAGTTCCCAGATGAGCGACTGCAGAAGCGGGCATTAGAGGAGTGTCAGGGTGCTATGGGACTGGGTAGTAAACCCCTGAGACTGAGTCTGGCCGCCAACAA GAACcggcagcaacagcagcaacagcagcagcagcagcagcactcaaCAGACAGATCGTGGCAGCAGAGCTCTGGTTACAGACACAATTATGACCAGTACAACCAGTACCAGCAGCAGGCCTATTCTGGATATTACCCCTCCTGGGGCTATGAACAGACTGGAGCAGGGTATGGCTACAACTACCAACAGTATGACTACACACAGTACCCCCCTCCACAG GAGAGCGAGGAGACTGAGGATGATGGACTTGAAG ATCCCTGTCCAGAGCTGGATGTGGTGGAGGCCAACAGGAAGTTCATGGAAGTCAGTGAGGAACTGTATGATGCTTTGATTGAGTGTCACTGGCATTCAGCTGAGTTCTCTGCAGAACAGGAATATCTGACCTCCTGTTTGCCAGAACCCATTTACTGCTGA
- the LOC115051093 gene encoding tRNA selenocysteine 1-associated protein 1 isoform X1, translating into MSTLWMGNLESYMDEKFITRAFSTMGEQVVNVRIIRNKMTGVPSNRGALGYCFVEMTDEATAERCLRKINGKALPGATPPTRFKLNRATFGKQEGGQMYSLFVGDLTPEVDDGMLYEFFYNRYPSCRGGKVVLDSMGNSKGCGFVQFPDERLQKRALEECQGAMGLGSKPLRLSLAANNLRNRQQQQQQQQQQQHSTDRSWQQSSGYRHNYDQYNQYQQQAYSGYYPSWGYEQTGAGYGYNYQQYDYTQYPPPQESEETEDDGLEDPCPELDVVEANRKFMEVSEELYDALIECHWHSAEFSAEQEYLTSCLPEPIYC; encoded by the exons ATGAGCACCTTGTGGATGGGAAAC CTGGAGTCCTACATGGACGAAAAGTTCATCACCAGAGCATTTTCCACCATGGGTGAGCAGGTGGTCAACGTGAGGATCATACGCAACAAAATGACAGG TGTGCCATCAAACAGGGGTGCTCTGGGCTACTGCTTCGTGGAGATGACGGATGAGGCCACTGCTGAGAGGTGTCTCCGTAAAATCAATGGAAAAGCTTTACCAGGAGCCACCCCA CCCACGAGATTTAAGTTAAACCGAGCCACCTTTGGGAAACAGGAGGGTGG TCAGATGTATTCTCTGTTTGTGGGAGATCTAACTCCAGAAGTAGATGATGGTATGCTTTATGAGTTTTTTTACAACCGCTACCCTTCATGTCGGGGTGGAAAAGTGGTGCTGGACAGCATGGGCAACTCTAA GGGCTGTGGTTTTGTTCAGTTCCCAGATGAGCGACTGCAGAAGCGGGCATTAGAGGAGTGTCAGGGTGCTATGGGACTGGGTAGTAAACCCCTGAGACTGAGTCTGGCCGCCAACAA TTTAAGGAACcggcagcaacagcagcaacagcagcagcagcagcagcactcaaCAGACAGATCGTGGCAGCAGAGCTCTGGTTACAGACACAATTATGACCAGTACAACCAGTACCAGCAGCAGGCCTATTCTGGATATTACCCCTCCTGGGGCTATGAACAGACTGGAGCAGGGTATGGCTACAACTACCAACAGTATGACTACACACAGTACCCCCCTCCACAG GAGAGCGAGGAGACTGAGGATGATGGACTTGAAG ATCCCTGTCCAGAGCTGGATGTGGTGGAGGCCAACAGGAAGTTCATGGAAGTCAGTGAGGAACTGTATGATGCTTTGATTGAGTGTCACTGGCATTCAGCTGAGTTCTCTGCAGAACAGGAATATCTGACCTCCTGTTTGCCAGAACCCATTTACTGCTGA
- the LOC115051093 gene encoding tRNA selenocysteine 1-associated protein 1 isoform X3 — MSTLWMGNLESYMDEKFITRAFSTMGEQVVNVRIIRNKMTGGALGYCFVEMTDEATAERCLRKINGKALPGATPPTRFKLNRATFGKQEGGQMYSLFVGDLTPEVDDGMLYEFFYNRYPSCRGGKVVLDSMGNSKGCGFVQFPDERLQKRALEECQGAMGLGSKPLRLSLAANNLRNRQQQQQQQQQQQHSTDRSWQQSSGYRHNYDQYNQYQQQAYSGYYPSWGYEQTGAGYGYNYQQYDYTQYPPPQESEETEDDGLEDPCPELDVVEANRKFMEVSEELYDALIECHWHSAEFSAEQEYLTSCLPEPIYC; from the exons ATGAGCACCTTGTGGATGGGAAAC CTGGAGTCCTACATGGACGAAAAGTTCATCACCAGAGCATTTTCCACCATGGGTGAGCAGGTGGTCAACGTGAGGATCATACGCAACAAAATGACAGG GGGTGCTCTGGGCTACTGCTTCGTGGAGATGACGGATGAGGCCACTGCTGAGAGGTGTCTCCGTAAAATCAATGGAAAAGCTTTACCAGGAGCCACCCCA CCCACGAGATTTAAGTTAAACCGAGCCACCTTTGGGAAACAGGAGGGTGG TCAGATGTATTCTCTGTTTGTGGGAGATCTAACTCCAGAAGTAGATGATGGTATGCTTTATGAGTTTTTTTACAACCGCTACCCTTCATGTCGGGGTGGAAAAGTGGTGCTGGACAGCATGGGCAACTCTAA GGGCTGTGGTTTTGTTCAGTTCCCAGATGAGCGACTGCAGAAGCGGGCATTAGAGGAGTGTCAGGGTGCTATGGGACTGGGTAGTAAACCCCTGAGACTGAGTCTGGCCGCCAACAA TTTAAGGAACcggcagcaacagcagcaacagcagcagcagcagcagcactcaaCAGACAGATCGTGGCAGCAGAGCTCTGGTTACAGACACAATTATGACCAGTACAACCAGTACCAGCAGCAGGCCTATTCTGGATATTACCCCTCCTGGGGCTATGAACAGACTGGAGCAGGGTATGGCTACAACTACCAACAGTATGACTACACACAGTACCCCCCTCCACAG GAGAGCGAGGAGACTGAGGATGATGGACTTGAAG ATCCCTGTCCAGAGCTGGATGTGGTGGAGGCCAACAGGAAGTTCATGGAAGTCAGTGAGGAACTGTATGATGCTTTGATTGAGTGTCACTGGCATTCAGCTGAGTTCTCTGCAGAACAGGAATATCTGACCTCCTGTTTGCCAGAACCCATTTACTGCTGA
- the tmem200b gene encoding transmembrane protein 200A — MKTQKARGGKPNSPSCRKSCFTLRGRKKKDRVIQGKLRIRSMPGAFLVLGVIVVVVGTALAVAGYWPYRISRSSILRTAEGESISEAKTSGWTLRAKDLFSTASVIHSERMKLLGPVIMGVGLFILICANTVLYENRDRETQMLLAQMRSVMCSVSAAVPSADLKEIAVANSMAKHYQWVSSLPAAHLNILCLQQLASSEPLLQTRHRRDHEDSEEGIYQQAVLETEAVQHQEEPPPSLHSSHSNSCNSSEKEFNTQSWAEHRGSPSFDLQATPFDKCNNCLVSANSMSTLDGEEMDISAAQPRRCHSLSYRIKPSIARTGLRLDEGLCQSAHQTVVTRREAGSQVCVNILGQVADSTEEQTRQSWPRLDLGCGRRYLKLENKEDSVDRLLDQLDQQWSQWDKSFGSGPFQ, encoded by the coding sequence ATGAAGACCCAGAAGGCCCGAGGTGGTAAACCAAATTCACCTTCTTGCCGGAAATCTTGCTTCACCTTACGAGGCAGAAAGAAGAAGGACAGGGTGATCCAAGGCAAACTCCGCATCCGCTCCATGCCTGGAGCCTTCCTGGTGCTGGGGGTCATCGTAGTGGTTGTTGGTACCGCTCTGGCTGTGGCAGGTTACTGGCCATACCGAATATCAAGATCATCCATCCTGAGAACAGCAGAGGGGGAGAGCATCTCTGAGGCAAAGACCTCTGGTTGGACTCTTCGAGCGAAGGACCTCTTCTCCACAGCCAGCGTCATCCACAGTGAACGAATGAAACTGCTGGGGCCAGTGATCATGGGGGTGGGGCTCTTCATCCTTATATGTGCCAACACAGTCCTTTATGAGAATAGGGACAGAGAGACTCAGATGCTGCTTGCTCAGATGCGCAGTGTCAtgtgctctgtgtctgcagctgtgCCCTCAGCAGACCTCAAAGAAATAGCAGTAGCAAACTCGATGGCCAAACACTACCAGTGGGTGAGCAGTTTACCAGCTGCCCATCTCAACATcctctgtctgcagcagctggccAGCTCTGAGCCCCTACTGCAGACCAGACACCGCAGAGACCACGAGGACAGTGAGGAAGGCATCTACCAACAAGCTGTGCTCGAAACAGAAGCTGTCCAACACCAGGAAGAGCCACCACCTTCCCTCCACTCCTCCCACTCCAACTCATGCAATTCAAGTGAGAAAGAGTTTAACACACAGTCTTGGGCTGAGCACAGAGGAAGTCCCAGCTTTGATCTGCAGGCCACCCCATTTGACAAGTGCAACAACTGCCTGGTGTCTGCCAACTCCATGTCCACTCTGGATGGGGAAGAGATGGATATCTCAGCTGCCCAGCCAAGGCGCTGCCACAGTCTGAGCTACAGGATCAAACCCTCCATAGCTCGAACTGGTTTGCGCCTAGACGAGGGACTATGCCAAAGTGCACATCAGACAGTGGTCACAAGGAGAGAGGCTGGTTCACAGGTTTGTGTGAACATCCTGGGACAGGTTGCAGATTCTACGGAGGAGCAGACTCGCCAAAGCTGGCCTCGACTAGACCTGGGCTGTGGCAGACGATATCTGAAACTTGAGAACAAAGAGGACTCAGTGGACAGATTGCTGGATCAGTTGGATCAGCAATGGTCTCAGTGGGATAAGAGTTTCGGCTCCGGACCTTTCCAGTGA